The genomic region ccaggccccTGGCCTCCGCCTCGcccccagcagcctctgccGCTGGAGGCTCCTTCACAGCCTCCTCCGCTGCCTCCCCATCGGCCTTGCCCCCGGCAGCCTCCGCTCCCTCGGCCTCCCTCCCGGCATCCTTTGTTGCCTCGGACTCGCTCCCGGCACCTCTCGCAGCCTCCACCTCGCCCTCCTCCCTAGCAGCCTCCGTTGCCTTGGCctcacccccagcaccctttGCTGTCCCCCCCTCAGCCTCACTCCCGGTGTCCTTTGCTGCCTCCGCCTTGGCCTCACCCCCGACATCTTCTGCTCCCTTGGCCTCACCCCCAGTATCCTTTACAGCCTCCACCTTGGCCTCCCCCCCAGTATCCTCTGCTCCTTTGgcctcccccccagcacccttcgCTGCCTCCGTCTTGGCCTCACCCCCGACATCTTCTGCTCCCTTGGCCTCACCCCCAGTATCCTTCGCTGCCTCCGCATTGGCCTCACCCCCACCGTCCTCCGCTCCCTTGGCCTCCCCCCCGGCACCCTTTgcagcctccccccccgcctcccccccggcCTCTGCCGTCCCCCCGGGTGGCTGCGTGGGGTCCCCCACGACgggggcgctggggctggggtctcCGGGGGCAGGGCCTCCTGGGGGGGCTCGCTGGGGCTCCATGCCGCTGCTGTAAGGCCGCAGGGCTGTCACCGGGGGGCtcgctgtgcccccccagcccctgcccccagcctccccctgtccccactgcCCACAGTTTCCGCACTGGCAGCCTCaccccccctgcctccccccatCCCGggctctcccccaccccaatgccccctctcccagcccctcttcccccccaacccccccatcccAAATCCCATCCTGTCCCCCTCCCACCTGCCCCGATCCTCTCCCCATTCCCCCTcccggcctcccctcggcctcccCATGTCCTCACCCTCACCCCATCCCAATTCCgctccccacccccttccccacTTCCCAACGCCCCCGTTgccccccgcagctcccccggcccccagccccctgccccgtatcccccccccagccgctcTCACCGTCCTCCAGGCTCCGtcccagcctccccagccccgtcccggcCCCCGGTGCTATTTGAGCACCGCAGGTGCCGCCTTCAgtcagcggggccgggggggagcgggggacACGCTGTGGGACGGGCGAGGAGGGGACACGGACGCGTGGGTGGCAGCAGGATGGCCAAACggggggggacaatggggacacaCGGGGACAGGGGTACCCCCATGGGGTCGGGGAGAAATGGCAtgtgggggacatggggacaggaggCGCATAatgggacacggggggacacagacatgtggggggcacggggggacacAAGGACAGTGGGCGCGGGGGGGATATGGGGCacacaggggacatggggggggtcacagatgtgggggcttggggggacatggggaccacGAACACAtgaggggacacagggggacatggAGCGCACAGGCACacgggggacatgggggggaacattggggacattgggggggacacggtgGATATGGGGCATGTGGGGGGACAGAGGAAgacagggggatgggggggacacaggagaACGTGGTGGGACATTGGGGACACAGATGCATGGGgagacatggggggggacatgggggacatgaGGGGACACTGAGGGACATTgagggacattgggggacatgtggggacatgggggacatgaAGGGACATGAGGAacatggggggacattgggggacatgggggacattgggggcacactgggggacatggggaacatgtggggacatgggggcacaCTGGGGACATAGGTGACATTGGGGACATGGaaggacatgggggacatgggggacccAGCCCCATGCGGGACCCAAGGCACACGCGTGGGCCgagcgccggccccgcccccggggctGAGGGCGGGCAGCGCGCCTCCCCTCCCGCTTCACctcccccgcgccccgcccctcATTCCCGCCCTCTCATTGGCTGGGCCGCGCGCCGGTCCCGCCCCTCCCGGCTCCTATTGGcggcgagcggcggcggggcggggcggcgcggcgtGCGGGCGGAAGCGCGTGTGGCGGCCGCTTCCCGCCGGGGGCCGCCATGGACCCGCTGCGGGCTCAGCAGCTGGCGGCGGAGCTGGAGGTGGACATGATGGCCGACATGTACAGCCGGtgcgggctgcggggggctgggggggctgagaggggctgggggagggggctggggggagctgggggtcctgggggcttggggatttggggggggctggggggagctggaggtcttggggggcgtgggggggcctgggggggcctgggggagcctgggggagctggggggcgtGGGGTCTGCAGAGATCTGGGGGtctggggaatgggggggggctgagggggtctgggggggctggaggagctaGGGgtctggggagctgggggtcttgggggggtcctggggggctgggagggagctggggggggtcttgggggctGAGAGGCCCGAGTTTGGGGACgctgggggtgcctggggaatgggggggggggggctaggggtcctgggggggctggtaGGAaactgggggagctgggggccccggggggctggaGGAACTAGAGGGGCTAGGAGGGtcttgggggtctttgggggggccCGATTTAGGGGACACTGGGGGTGcctggggaatggggggggctgggaacATGGTGGGGGgaaactgggggggggctggggaggattcTGGGGGAGCTGGTGgtcctggaggggctggaggaacTGCAGAGTCTGTGTTGtcttgggggggctggggaaggggggggctgagggggtttgggggttttgggggtgatTTAGGGGACATTGGGGGTGcctggggaatgggggggcGCATAGAGGGGCCACTGGGGAATTGCCTGTATCTGGGGGGGGCCTTTGGGGGTGTCAGAGGCTCCAGGGGGTGTCAGAGTTAGGGGACGCAgagggtgcgggggggggggggcacagcgggTGCCTGGGCGTGTTGGGGTGCGTGTCGGGGCTGTGACAGCGCGGTGCCGTGCAGGATGACGCAGGCGTGCCACCGCAAGTGCGTCCCCCCCCACTACAAGGACCCGGAGCTGTCGAAGGGCGAGAGCGTGTGCCTGGACCGCTGCGTGGCCAAGTACCTGGACGTCCACGAGAGGATGGGCAAGAAGCTGACAGAGCTGTCGCTGCAGGACGAGGAGCTCCTCAAGCGCATGCAGCAGGGCACGGGCACcgcctgacccccccccccccactccgtgtccccccccttcccccgtCAATAAACTGGAGGCCCTGGGGCCAGCTGGCTGCTCGCCTcgccccccaaacccaccctgCAGTGTTTTGTCGGGGGTCTGTGCCCCCACGTCCAGCTGGGGGTCTGTCTGGGGGTTCCCCCCCCGTGGTGTCCCCCAGTGCTGTGTCCTTGAGGGGGGCACCCggtgtgcccccagccccacccgTGTAATCCCTGGGATTAGGCGGAGCCGGGCTGAGCCCCTCGTAATCCCCTGCAGGGTGGGGACGGGTCGCTGCCAGCCCCCGAGGgcttggggggggacacgacacGACAGTGGGGGATGGCTAGGAAAGACCCTGCGGGGACACGCAGGGAATTAGGGCAGGCAGAGAGGGGCATCTGGACAGGGACAACCCCAAAACACCACACCTGGACAGAAGTAACCCCGATACACCCACACCTGGGCAGGGACAACCCCAAAACACCTACACAGGGACACCTGCAGAGGAATAACCCCAATATACCACACCTGGACAGGAACAACCCTGAGACACCTAGACAGGGATACCTGGTCAGAAACGACCCCAATACGCCCACACCAGGACAGGGACGACCCCAAAACACCAACGGGGACACTATGGGGGCAGACACCCGAACACACACACGCAGGGTGCCAGGTGACGGACACCTACACGGGGAAACTGGGACAAGAAACCGGGAGAGGAAACCCCCAGAGAGGAACCCCGGCCCGGAGAGACCCCAGAAGAGGGGCGGCCAGTCCCAAccccgtccgtccgtccgtgcTGTGCCGCAGCGAGCCGTGCGTGCGCTGTGGCGCCCTGCGGGccggcggcggtgccggggccATCAATATTTCACGAGCAGAGAGCGCGCCGTGACCTGGAAAGGCAGCGCCGCAGCCAGCCGGGCCCCAGGCTCCCAAAATAAGaccatttttaataaataattccCAACCGCTCGgtgcctgcgggggggggggtcttttcGTTCAGGGCGGGTGGAGGGCCGAgtcctggggaccccccccctgctccaggtgcccccagcagctcagggaaacccagggggaccccccccagggatgAGGAGGGGTCTGGATGCCCCCCAAAtggggccgagccccccccccaaagggcgGGCTCAGAGGttgggcaggagcagggccagcaggggcaggagggcaggggccAGGCGCGGGGCCGCAGCCAAGGGGACCTCGTCCTCGGGGGGGCCACGGGAGTCACGGGacggggggggcggccggggctgggacccccgcAGGTCGTGGGGGGGCAGCCCGTCGCGGTAGAAGGCggagggcggcgcggcgggcagGGTGCCGGGGCGGCCCAGCGCCCGCCCGGGGGTGCCCACTACGGCCAccgcaccaccaccaccctcgtccttctcctcctgctcctcctcctcctcctcatcctcatcctcctcgGGGCAGGCGTCGAAGTCTTGGGGCCGCAGGTGGCGCAGGTCGGTGCCGCGGCGGTGCGGGGGGCTGGCGCAGGGCACGGGCGAGCTGGAGACGCGGGTGCGGCGGAACCAGGCCCAGAGCGGGCGCGCGCGGCAGTCGCAGGCCCAGGGGTTGGCGTTGAGGCGCAGGAACTGCAGGGCGGGCAGGGCGGCCAGCGGGtccccgggcagcgccgccaGGCTGTTGTTGAACAGGTAGAGGATGGTGAGGCGCGACAGGCCGCGGAAGGCGCGGCGGTGCACGGCGACCAGGCGGTTGGCGTGCAGCAGCAGGCGGtccaggctgggcagcccccGAAAGACGCCCTCCGACAGCGCCCGCACCCGGTTCCCGTGCAGGAAGAGGTGGCTCAGGTTGGCCAGGTCGGCGAAGAGGTCATCCTGCGGGGCGGGGAGAGGGGACGTGGGTGGGGGGCATCCTGGGGGGGCGaccggccctgccccggccccacggGCATCGCGCATCACCTTGACCTCCTCCCATCCTGGCCCCATGGGTGTCACCTGTCCGTGCTTCGTGGGCATCACTcagatccctgccccatgggCACCCCTCATCTCCTTGCCCCATGGGCATGCCTCATCTCCCTGCCCCAGGTTCCTGATCCATGGACATTGGACATCCCTCATCTCcatgtccctgccccacagacaTCCCTCATCTTTGTCCCACGTCCCCATCCTTCAGCCATCAGCCATCGCCCTCTCCCCTGTCCTTGCTCCATGGGCACCACCACGAGCCCTCTTCCACATCCCGTTGGTGCCCCACGACTCCACCTCACTCCCTGTCCCCACACCCCGAGCACCACCTATCACCCTGCCCCGTGGGCATCCAGGAGAAGGTCCCGCGCCCTACAAGCTTCCCCCACCACCCTGCTCCAACGCCCCCCCCACGGCCAACcccttcccccctgccccacggggCCACCTCCAGCGGTGCTGCCCCAGGCCCCTGCCCGAGCCGAGGCGGACCTGGAGGTAGAGCAGCCCGTTCTCCTGCAGGTAGAGGTACTGGAGGCTGTGGAGGCCACGGAAGATGCCGCTGGGCAGGCTGGCCAGCTGGCACCGGTAGAGGTGCAGGGCCTGGAGGCGCCGGAGGCCGTGGAAGGTGTCGGGCGCCAGGACGCGGAGGTGAGGGTTGTCACCCAGGTCGAGCTCCTCGAGGGCGGGCAGGTGGCGGAAGGTGCCCGGCTGGATGGAGGAGATGTTGTTGGAGTAGAGCCAGAGGGTGACGGTGCTGGGCCCGAAGGTGCCCGCCCGCAGCGCCCTGATGACGTTGTTCTGCAGGAAGAGGCGGCGGGCGCCGGGCGGGAGCCCCGCGGGCACCGAGGAGAAGTTGTTGGCCTGGCAGCTGACGGTGGGCGGCGAGACGTAGCACGTGCAGAGCGCAGGGCAGGCGGGTGCCCCGCCGGGCACCCAcgccagcaccaccagcagcagggccgcCAGGCGCCCGCCTGCGGGCACAGTGGGGCATCAGCCCGGGGGCACGGCCTGGGGCAGCGCCCcgaagcccccagcccagccccgcacACCCGCTGCCCCGCGCAGCGCCCTGAGCACCCCATGGCACCCTGTGGAGGGCACCCCCAGGAGCACCCCAGGGCGTGGGCTGCCACCAGTCTCTCTCTGGCCCTAGGAGCTCCATGGGGCCGTGCCCACCCCACATGGCTGTGCTCATCCCATATGGCCAAGCTCATCCCATATGGCCATGCCCAACCTTGGGTCATGCACCCAAGGCACTCTCCATGGCCATGCCCACCCCATATGGCCATGCTCATCCTTGGGTCATGCACCCAAGGAACTCTCCATGGCCGTGTCCACCCCGCATGGCCACGCTCCCCTAGGAGCCCTGTAGGGCCATGCACATCCCATAGGGCCAAGATCCCATAGgagctcctggggctgtgccCACGACCGTTTTATAGGATCACGCACcccaagagctccacatccaccccacacagccccgctgccccagGAGCTCCTAGGGCCATGCGCAGGCTCACGTTCCCATAAGAACCTCCATGCCCACCCCACACCCCGGGGCACCCCAGGGGGCCGGGCGCTCCAAGGAGCCCTCGGGGCGCCCCTCACCATCCTCGCACCCCCTCCGTGACCCCGTTCCCATGGGGTccgaccccccccggggggtgATGCCCCCCATGCGCGCCCCCGGCGGCAGGGCGGCGCCACGTGCACGCGTGCCGCGGCCACGTGCGGGGCAAGGCACGCGTGGGCGCGGGCTGACGCGCGCACCGGTGACACGCGTCGCCGCCGCTCCGGGTGCGTTTgcgcccccgtgtccccccccctttcctcgTCCCCCATatcggtccccccccccccccccccgggtgcaaCCCGAGAGCCTCATCCATAATTCAGCCCCGCGGCCTGGCCCCGGGCCCGGagaggtggaggggggggggggaggttttttttttggggtgtggggggggaaagCGCGGAGCTGCCTTCACCGGGGGATGGGAGgcggctctgtgtgtgtgtgtgtgtgtgtgtgtgtgtgcgcgcccCCCCCGGTACACGGAGAGGGGGGGGACGACGACGAGGAGGCGTCCGGCGCAGCTGCTCGGCGCCGCCCCCCTCCTCCGGCGCCCCGTGCCGGCGtgcgcccccccggcgcccccctcCCGCGCCCCATCTGTCACTCCCCCTCGCCGCGGGCTGACTCAGTTTAGCGCTGAAGTCACCGGCTCCCGGGCACCGCTCCCCGTGCCAaacgctccccccccccccccccttcaaaCCCACCCCCCCGTCCCGCTTCCCTTCCCCGAGCgcggctcccccccccgggcacccacCCGCGGGGTACCCGCGTCCCCGGGGTGCCGcgggggggctgtaggggtcTCAGGGTTCCGGCTGGCCCCGCGCCCTAAATGCGCCCCGCGCCCTTACCggggtgcccccggccccccccggctccccccgaaggctcccacccgagggggcgcaccccggggtgctccTCGCACCCACAGCGcgcaccccggggggggggcgcacggcATCCGCAGCGCACCccgggcacccttgggtgcccccggGCTCCCTGATcgccccgggcccccccgccccgagcggCGCGCTCGGGGCTCACCCCCCGAACCTCGGGGTTCCCCAAAATCCTGGGCCGCGCCCCCCCGACGTCCCCGCAGCcagcgggaggggggggtcggggggtcccggggcacCCCCGAGCCGGGCCGTgcgccccccccgcggcgggtccctgcccccggcccgccccacGCCTACCTTGGGGCAGGTCCCGAGCCGTCGGGGGCAGCATGGTGGGGGCGGCCGGGACCGGGAGCGGGCGCTCAGGCACTGCCCGGTGCACGGGTGCTCAtggccgggaccgggggggggggctgcgcgcccccccttaccccccgTTACGCCGCCAGGAGCGACCACCGCCAccagcgccgccgccaccccGGGGCATGGCACGGGTGGGCACGGCTGGGCACGGGTGGGCACGGCTGGGCTCGGTTCTCCCCGCGGCTCCCGGAGGGGCTGAGCCGTGCCCGGTGCCGCGCCTTAtcccggggcggccccgctccgccccccGCCGTTTAACCCTtccccggccgggccgggccgtcCCGTTccgcctcgggggggggggggggcgccacGGGGGGCGCGCACACCCACGGGGGAGGCGCCCACCCGCGGGGGACAAAAGGGGACAAAAGCGGGACGCGCGGGGACAaggggggagagcagagggtgGGCAGTGCCCGCTGGGGGTGTGGGACCCGGGGGGGGCGCCCACTCGGGACGCGGGGACTCGCGAGTGGGTGCAGCGAgagtggggtcggggggggcgcACCGCGGAGGAGcctccccgggatctggggaCTCGCCGCGGGGGTCCCGTGGAGCCcacgggggtcctggggaggtcGGAGGGGGCGTCCCGAGCGCGGGACAcagggggacagcgggggggggggggctcgggagGTGGCCCCGCTCTGTCCCCACGCCCACGCGGGACCGTGGCGCTGTCCGCGGTGCCGGAGCGGGCGCTGTCCGCGGTGCCAGCCTCGGCGAGGCCACCGGGGTTGGGTGGCTCCTGCGCCACCAGGGTGTCCCGCGTGCGTCCCCCCCTCCCGGCGTGGGGTGACAGCGGCCCCACGGGTGGGGAGGGGCACGCGTGGCCGTGCCAGGCTGCGGCGGCACAATCTGGCACCCGCCGTGTTTGCGGTGCCGTCTCCGGCGCGGCTCCCGGCGAGCGAAATATCACAAGCTGGAGAGACAGACGCTGGCGGGGAGCGGTGGGCGTCGCGGGCGGCACGGGGCTGACTCAGGGGCTGCCATCCGCTCGCTGTCCCCCCCCTAattgtgtgtccccccccccgaattGTGTCCCCCCTCCCAAATTCCCCGGCGCAGCCCCCACGGCCTCTCCTGTCCCGCAGGGAGCCGGGCACCCCGTTGTGCCGAGGGTTGTCCCCGTCCTCTAGGCCCTATGCGTGCCTgtagggtgctgggggtgcgcggcgtggggtgggggcacccgtGGGCGCCCACCCGTGGGGACATGgcgtggggatatggggacaggcCCTAGTGACCCTATAAGGCctagggacggggacagggtggCAGTGGGGTGGCGGGTGGGTAGGGTCGGTCAACGAGGGATTGGGTTGGAGGACGGACAGAAGGCAgatggacagacggacgggtggggagggaagggcggacaggaggtgctgggggggccggggggggcagcgacGTCGGGGGACGGCTGAGCAGCGGGACAGATGTCGGGGTGAATGGGTGGACGGATGGACGGGTGGAGGGGGCCAGATGGTGctggacggacagacggacgggtgggtgctgagcagctgaaTGACagcggggggggacggggggggatGAATGGCCGGGCGAGGGATGaatggagctggggggggggcacacacacactcggggaggggggggcttggggacagggaggtgaCACCacgccgggggggggacaccgggggatGGCCGCGGCAGAGCGGAGCCGAGGCAGGgcgcagccgggggggggcgcgggggcgtCGGTCAGGGCATggcggagccggggggggggacacacaaatcccccccccccagggggagGGCTCCTGGCACGGGTGACCCCCGGAGgtcgccgccccccccgccacGCCCGGGGGGAGGCTCCGTGCCTCGGCGGTCCGCCCCTCCGCCGCGGAGGACTGGCGgccgctgccggggccgggggtgAGTGCGGTGTCCCGGGAGCGTGCGAGCCGGGCCTGAGCCCGaaccgagccgtgccgggccgtgccggggcggAGCCGCGGCGATGCCATCCCCGGAGGGATGCAGGAGGGCGCCTCGGAGCCGAGCCGTGCTGGGCtgggccgtgccgtgccgagccgtgccgggccatgccgagccgtgccgggccgtgccgagccgtgccgagccgggggggggctcggaggggTCGGGGGGTGCAGGTCTTTGAGGGGGGGCGAAGCCGTGGGGGTGGGaactggggggctgcggggcgcttgtggcggtgccgggggggctgcggggctgatCGGGCGTTGGGACACCCCCACTCCCACCCCATGCTGGCCCCCCAgcgtcccccagcaccccagggcctCGTAGGGTGCTTTGGGATGTGGGGCAGCGttgggggccgtggggcagctccccacatcccagccccagagcagcctCTGGAGAAGCCACATCTGCCCCCCGGGGACCCTTCTGCGcagggtgccccccaccccccgcccctcGGCGGAATAATTTGCCTTCATCCACATTAATAATTAAAACcgtcctggaggagctggagccagGCCAGACCCGGCCGTCCAGATCCCTTGCCGTGGGGGGGTGTCGTCCCCACCTGCCCCATGTCACAGCCAGAGGTGGCACGGGGTGACAGAGGGGATATCGCCCCCGCTGGCGATGACCTGGTCACCCatggggttttttggggtgtCCCGTGTCGGTGGGACACACGGCAGCAGGCTGTCATGCCAGCACCAGGCAAGCACCGTCCCCTTCTGTGCCATGCTGGGACTGGTGGCCGCGgccaccccgtgccacccctGCCCGCGCCCCAGCCCCACGAAGTCCCCGTGGGGTGGCTAAAGGCAGCGCAGCTCCTCGGCCCTGGGACGCATCCGGCACCATCTGGCCACGGGGCCTGGGTTAATCTTTAGCTGCTCTCCCCGGCCGGGCTCGTCTGCCGTCCGGCGGTAATGAGGCCTCATTAGCAGCCATTACGCGGGGCCGCAGGACAGCTGAGCCAGCGCCGGTGACAGTCCGGCGACACGGGGGTCCGGTGACACGGGGGTCCGGTGACAGGGGGGTCCGGTGACACGGTGACACAGAGGTGCAGTGTGAGCTCTGAGCGCGTGGGGCTGAGCGGTGGGGGGACGCAGGGGACACCGGCCAGGGGGTGGGAGCTTGGTGCTCATGGCAGCCGGCCGGTGACACCAGTGACACCGGTGGGACCAGGTTGTTGTGGGTGTGGTGGGTCCCCAGCAGGGGGACGGGGTCCCCAGGGTAGTGCTGGAGTCCCCGGGGGGGTGAGAATGTCCCCCAGGGGTGCATCGTGGTTCCCAGCGGTGTGCCAAGGTCCCTGGGGGCACGATAGGGGCCCCAGGGGATATGCCAGGGTCCCCAAGATGTGACGGTGTCCCCAGAGGATGTGCTGGGATTCCTGAGGGGGCGTCTGACGGGGTTCCTGGGGGTGTGCCAGGTTTCCAGGGGAGTGACAGTGTCCCTGAGGGTCACACCGGGGCTCCCAGCactgtcccagtgtccccaggggctgtgATTGGGGTTCCCCGGGCACCCAAGGGTGTGGCAGGGCCTCCACAAGTGGTGCCAGCGTCCCCATGGGGGTGTGCCAACATCCCCGGGGGGGGTGCCAGCACGCCTGTCACGGTGCCATTGTCCCCAGGGGGTGTGACAGCTTCCCAGGGGCTGTGCCAGTGTCCCTAAAGTTCGTGCCAGGGTGCCTAACAGCGTGCCAGGTCCCTGGGGGGTGTGTGCATGTCATTGTCCccaggtgctcagcagcacgCCAAtgtccccaggggctgtgccaggcCCCCAGGGGACACGCCGGGCGCCCAGGGGAGGTGGCAGCTCCCTGGGACTGGGTGGTGCGGGGAGATaaggaggcggcggggcggggTGGGGTGGCGGAGGGGGGCCGGTGCTGCGGAGGGGCAACAAGTGCCTATCggcgccggcagccccggggagcctATGGGTGCCCCTGTGAGATTACCGCGGGTGTGCGCGGGGCAGCCGTGCGTGCGCAGCGGGGTCCGGCCCAGGGTCCAAACTCCGTGGCGGTGGCACGAGGTCCGGCCTCGCGCAGGTGGGTGTGTGGGGGCACGCGTGCGCACGGGGGGGGTGCCGGTGCACGGGGGGTTGCAGGTGCACGGGGGGGTACCAGTGCACAGGATGCCTCTGGGGGACAAGGGGCGAT from Anser cygnoides isolate HZ-2024a breed goose chromosome 5, Taihu_goose_T2T_genome, whole genome shotgun sequence harbors:
- the TIMM10 gene encoding mitochondrial import inner membrane translocase subunit Tim10; this translates as MDPLRAQQLAAELEVDMMADMYSRMTQACHRKCVPPHYKDPELSKGESVCLDRCVAKYLDVHERMGKKLTELSLQDEELLKRMQQGTGTA
- the RTN4RL2 gene encoding reticulon-4 receptor-like 2, yielding MLPPTARDLPQGGRLAALLLVVLAWVPGGAPACPALCTCYVSPPTVSCQANNFSSVPAGLPPGARRLFLQNNVIRALRAGTFGPSTVTLWLYSNNISSIQPGTFRHLPALEELDLGDNPHLRVLAPDTFHGLRRLQALHLYRCQLASLPSGIFRGLHSLQYLYLQENGLLYLQDDLFADLANLSHLFLHGNRVRALSEGVFRGLPSLDRLLLHANRLVAVHRRAFRGLSRLTILYLFNNSLAALPGDPLAALPALQFLRLNANPWACDCRARPLWAWFRRTRVSSSPVPCASPPHRRGTDLRHLRPQDFDACPEEDEDEEEEEEQEEKDEGGGGAVAVVGTPGRALGRPGTLPAAPPSAFYRDGLPPHDLRGSQPRPPPPSRDSRGPPEDEVPLAAAPRLAPALLPLLALLLPNL
- the SMTNL1 gene encoding smoothelin-like protein 1 isoform X3, with the protein product MEPQRAPPGGPAPGDPSPSAPVVGDPTQPPGGTAEAGGEAGGEAAKGAGGEAKGAEDGGGEANAEAAKDTGGEAKGAEDVGGEAKTEAAKGAGGEAKGAEDTGGEAKVEAVKDTGGEAKGAEDVGGEAKAEAAKDTGSEAEGGTAKGAGGEAKATEAAREEGEVEAARGAGSESEATKDAGREAEGAEAAGGKADGEAAEEAVKEPPAAEAAGGEAEARGLEEAAPQEKAEPVAAGGPRGRQARQEPTWLQDEEDELWPEFPPCSPTTEGAASPTSPLSPSSPVSPMSPTSPLSPVSPTSPTAGAEGSGGSERGASPGGPRDRAPPRVVAVGRPRASAKAQGRSAILEKFGGGLEPHDRRHNFTLAFATAEARADCAPLLDVEDMLRLAVPDAKCIYTYVQELYRSLVAKGLVKTKKR